The Phocoena sinus isolate mPhoSin1 chromosome 17, mPhoSin1.pri, whole genome shotgun sequence genome contains a region encoding:
- the RIPK2 gene encoding receptor-interacting serine/threonine-protein kinase 2 isoform X4 yields MFSERNDVLREAEILHKARFSYILPILGICNEPEFLGIVTEYMPNGSLNELLHRKNEYPDVPWPLRFRVLHEIALGVNYLHNMNPPLLHHDLKTQNILLDNEFHVKIADFGLSKWRMMSLSQSRSSKSAPEGGTIIYMPPENYEPGQKSRATIKHDIYSYAVITWEVLSRKQPFEEVTNPLQIMYSVSQGHRPDTNEESLPFDIPHRALMISLIESGWAQNPDERPSFLKCLIELEPVLRTFEEITFLEAVIQLKKTKSASSSIHLCDKKKMELSLNIPVNYSPQEESCGSSQLHKTSVSPGTSRTLSAPQDNDFLSRKTQDFSVMHQCPVNHSCDSNVSVAQRATFYDHRAAPCSLAIINPLSVEGNSEQFQPGITQQWIQSKREDIVNQMTEACLNQSLDALLSRDLIMKEDYELISTKPTRTSKVRQLLDTSDIQGEEFAKVIVQKLKDNKQMGLQPYPEILVVSQSPSLNLFHNKNL; encoded by the exons tttagtgaAAGAAATGATGTCTTAAGAGAAGCTGAAATTTTACACAAAGCTAGATTTAGTTACATTCTTCCAATTTTGGGAATTTGCAATGAGCCTGAATTTTTGGGAATAGTTACTGAATACATGCCAAATGGGTCATTAAATGAACTCCTACATAGG aaaaatgaatatccTGATGTTCCTTGGCCATTAAGATTTCGTGTTCTGCATGAAATTGCACTAGGTGTAAATTACCTGCACAATATGAATCCTCCTCTACTTCATCATGACCTGAAGACTCAGAATATCTTATTGGATAATGAATTTCACGTTAAg ATTGCAGATTTTGGCTTATCAAAATGGCGCATGATGTCCCTCTCACAATCACGAAGTAGTAAATCTGCACCAGAAGGAGGGACAATTATCTATATGCCACCTGAAAACTATGAACCTGGACAAAAATCAAGGGCTACTATCAAGCATGATATATACAG CTATGCAGTTATCACATGGGAAGTCTTATCTAGAAAACAGCCTTTTGAAG AAGTCACCAATCCTTTGCAGATTATGTATAGTGTGTCACAAGGACATCGACCTGACACTAATGAAGAAAGTTTGCCATTTGATATACCTCATCGAGCACTTATGATCTCTCTCATAGAAAGTGGATGGGCACAAAATCCAGATGAAAGACCGTCTTTCTTAA aatGTTTAATAGAACTTGAACCAGTTCTGCGAACATTTGAAGAGATAACTTTCCTTGAAGCTGTTATTcaactaaagaaaacaaag AGTGCTTCAAGTTCCATTCACTTATGTgacaagaagaaaatggagttaTCTCTGAACATACCTGTAAATTATAGTCCACAGGAG gAATCGTGTGGATCCTCTCAGCTCCATAAAACTAGTGTTTCTCCTGGAACCTCAAGGACCCTGTCAGCTCCTCAAGACAATGATTTTTTATCTA GAAAAACTCAAGACTTTTCTGTGATGCATCAATGTCCAGTAAATCACAGTTGTGACAGTAACGTTTCTGTGGCTCAAAGAGCAACATTCTATGATCACAGGGCAGCTCCATGCTCTTTAGCAATAATAAATCCACTCTCAGTGGAGGGAAATTCAG AGCAATTTCAGCCTGGTATAACCCAACAGTGGATCCAGAGTAAAAGGGAAGATATTGTGAACCAAATGACTGAAGCCTGCCTTAACCAATCTCTAGATGCCCTCCTGTCCAGGGATTTGATCATGAAGGAGGACTATGAACTCATTAGTACCAAACCTACAAGGACCTCAAAAGTCAGACAATTATTGGATACTAGTGACATCCAAGGAGAAGAATTTGCCAAAGTTATAGTACAAAAATTGAAAGATAACAAGCAAATGGGTCTTCAACCTTACCCAGAAATACTTGTGGTTTCTCAATCTccatctttaaatttatttcacaataaaaaccTATAA
- the RIPK2 gene encoding receptor-interacting serine/threonine-protein kinase 2 isoform X3, whose translation MSSERNDVLREAEILHKARFSYILPILGICNEPEFLGIVTEYMPNGSLNELLHRKNEYPDVPWPLRFRVLHEIALGVNYLHNMNPPLLHHDLKTQNILLDNEFHVKIADFGLSKWRMMSLSQSRSSKSAPEGGTIIYMPPENYEPGQKSRATIKHDIYSYAVITWEVLSRKQPFEEVTNPLQIMYSVSQGHRPDTNEESLPFDIPHRALMISLIESGWAQNPDERPSFLKCLIELEPVLRTFEEITFLEAVIQLKKTKSASSSIHLCDKKKMELSLNIPVNYSPQEESCGSSQLHKTSVSPGTSRTLSAPQDNDFLSRKTQDFSVMHQCPVNHSCDSNVSVAQRATFYDHRAAPCSLAIINPLSVEGNSEQFQPGITQQWIQSKREDIVNQMTEACLNQSLDALLSRDLIMKEDYELISTKPTRTSKVRQLLDTSDIQGEEFAKVIVQKLKDNKQMGLQPYPEILVVSQSPSLNLFHNKNL comes from the exons tgaAAGAAATGATGTCTTAAGAGAAGCTGAAATTTTACACAAAGCTAGATTTAGTTACATTCTTCCAATTTTGGGAATTTGCAATGAGCCTGAATTTTTGGGAATAGTTACTGAATACATGCCAAATGGGTCATTAAATGAACTCCTACATAGG aaaaatgaatatccTGATGTTCCTTGGCCATTAAGATTTCGTGTTCTGCATGAAATTGCACTAGGTGTAAATTACCTGCACAATATGAATCCTCCTCTACTTCATCATGACCTGAAGACTCAGAATATCTTATTGGATAATGAATTTCACGTTAAg ATTGCAGATTTTGGCTTATCAAAATGGCGCATGATGTCCCTCTCACAATCACGAAGTAGTAAATCTGCACCAGAAGGAGGGACAATTATCTATATGCCACCTGAAAACTATGAACCTGGACAAAAATCAAGGGCTACTATCAAGCATGATATATACAG CTATGCAGTTATCACATGGGAAGTCTTATCTAGAAAACAGCCTTTTGAAG AAGTCACCAATCCTTTGCAGATTATGTATAGTGTGTCACAAGGACATCGACCTGACACTAATGAAGAAAGTTTGCCATTTGATATACCTCATCGAGCACTTATGATCTCTCTCATAGAAAGTGGATGGGCACAAAATCCAGATGAAAGACCGTCTTTCTTAA aatGTTTAATAGAACTTGAACCAGTTCTGCGAACATTTGAAGAGATAACTTTCCTTGAAGCTGTTATTcaactaaagaaaacaaag AGTGCTTCAAGTTCCATTCACTTATGTgacaagaagaaaatggagttaTCTCTGAACATACCTGTAAATTATAGTCCACAGGAG gAATCGTGTGGATCCTCTCAGCTCCATAAAACTAGTGTTTCTCCTGGAACCTCAAGGACCCTGTCAGCTCCTCAAGACAATGATTTTTTATCTA GAAAAACTCAAGACTTTTCTGTGATGCATCAATGTCCAGTAAATCACAGTTGTGACAGTAACGTTTCTGTGGCTCAAAGAGCAACATTCTATGATCACAGGGCAGCTCCATGCTCTTTAGCAATAATAAATCCACTCTCAGTGGAGGGAAATTCAG AGCAATTTCAGCCTGGTATAACCCAACAGTGGATCCAGAGTAAAAGGGAAGATATTGTGAACCAAATGACTGAAGCCTGCCTTAACCAATCTCTAGATGCCCTCCTGTCCAGGGATTTGATCATGAAGGAGGACTATGAACTCATTAGTACCAAACCTACAAGGACCTCAAAAGTCAGACAATTATTGGATACTAGTGACATCCAAGGAGAAGAATTTGCCAAAGTTATAGTACAAAAATTGAAAGATAACAAGCAAATGGGTCTTCAACCTTACCCAGAAATACTTGTGGTTTCTCAATCTccatctttaaatttatttcacaataaaaaccTATAA